One segment of Alnus glutinosa chromosome 2, dhAlnGlut1.1, whole genome shotgun sequence DNA contains the following:
- the LOC133860043 gene encoding uncharacterized protein LOC133860043: METPGKKVLLTSSGDEISKNIAFHLAKRGCRLVLMGNESRLRSIAENITGSLKGVVPVEVVGVDMEDDREGAFGEAVDQACMILGKLDAFVHCYTYEGKMQEHLQLAEDEFKKIVKINFMAPWFLLKAVGKRMRDDKSGGSIVFLTSIIGAERGIYPGAAAYGSCMAGLQQLARTSAMEIGKYQVRVNAIARGLHIEDEYPESVGKERAEKLVKEAAPMGRWLDAKNDVSSTVMYLISDGSRYMTGTTIFVDGAQSLTRPRMRSYM; this comes from the exons ATGGAAACTCCGGGGAAGAAAGTGTTGCTCACCTCCAGCGGTGACGAGATTTCGAAGAATATTGCTTTCCACTTAGCCAAACGGGGCTGCAG GTTGGTTTTGATGGGCAATGAGAGCCGTCTTCGAAGTATTGCCGAAAATATAACTGGTTCGCTGAAGGGTGTGGTGCCGGTGGAGGTGGTTGGTGTAGATATGGAGGACGACAGGGAGGGAGCCTTTGGTGAGGCAGTGGATCAGGCGTGCATGATATTGGGCAAGTTGGATGCTTTTGTACATTGTTATACGTATGAAG GAAAGATGCAAGAACATCTACAGTTAGCTGAAGATGAATTCAAAAAGATAGTGAAGATTAATTTTATGGCTCCATGGTTTCTATTAAAGGCTGTGGGGAAAAGAATGCGTGACGATAAATCCGGAGGTTCCATTGTGTTCTTGACCTCGATAATTGGTGCTGAAAGAGGGATTTATCCAGGAGCTGCTGCATATGGTTCGTGTATGGCAGGACTGCAGCAGTTAGCCAGG ACATCAGCAATGGAGATAGGAAAATACCAAGTCAGAGTTAATGCAATTGCACGTGGCTTGCACATTGAAGATGAGTATCCAGAGTCAGTGGGGAAGGAAAGGGCAGAAAAGTTGGTGAAGGAGGCAGCACCAATGGGGAGATGGCTTGATGCCAAGAATGATGTGTCTTCCACTGTAATGTATTTAATCAGTGATGGGTCACGTTACATGACTGGAACAACCATATTTGTGGATGGAGCGCAATCTCTTACAAGGCCGAGGATGCGTTCTTATATGTGA